A genome region from Pyrenophora tritici-repentis strain M4 chromosome 9, whole genome shotgun sequence includes the following:
- a CDS encoding DNA-pol-phi multi-domain protein: protein MPVAKEQVGDVPEGLVPAIKLEPPPGFEQDEWEQLTDGFACEADEIDGRPINLSVPYTGSLSGSARAIAQRERKALFDKEEKVLESVRTADRSAKYQLKKSLLQQPKYKLANSARQAKLLEKEWDILSEKRFTQKKSAEWLETNLTHVHRKWDAITKQVDMRKHEITIAKVLSKDDKPTHDISGRGIARIYGSGGVLQKILRKTYQEGLAKLNNNDFESKEAKREFEKFVEELTPDEMKVVTDNDWQQREPPSILDLLGDADIELEADKPYVKGDDSDECEEEVDYDSDLEEHFNSLEDEYEDDDQWAAVQKQAALEESEESEDSEFEGFPDSDAASESDN, encoded by the exons atgcctgtcgcgaaagagcaagtcggcgacgtacctgaaggcctagttccagccatcaaactTGAACCTCCGCCTGGGTTCGAACAAGATGAGTGGGAGCAGCTTACCGAT GGATTTGCGTGTGAAGCTGACGAGATTGACG gccgacctaTCAATTTGAGCGTCCCCTATACTGGCTCTCTGAGTGGTAGCGCCCGTGCTATTGCTCAACGTGAACGCAAAGCTCTTTTCgataaagaggagaaggtacTTGAAAGCGTTAGAACAGCCGACCGCTCCGCGAAGTACCAACTGAAGAAATCGCTTTTGCAACAGCCTAAGTATAAATTAGCAAATAGTGCTAGACAGGCTAAGCTGCTAGAGAAAGAGTGGGATATACTTTCAGAGAAGCGGTTTACCCAGAAAAAGTCTG CTGAATGGCTAGAGACAAACCTAACTCATGTGCATCGTAAATGGGATGCGATCACTAAGCAGGTGGATATGAGAAAACACGAGATCACGATTGCGAAAGTGCTTAGCAAAGATGACAAGCCCACCCATGACATTAGTGGTAGAGGAATAGCAAGAATTTACGGCTCAGGTGGTGTTTTGCAAAAGATTCTTCGAAAGACCTATCAAGAAGGATTAGCAAAGCTTAACAACAACGACTTTGAGAGCAAGGAGGCTAAGAGAGAGTTTGAGAAGTTCGTGGAGGAACTTACACCTGATGAGATGAAAGTCGTAACTGATAATGACTGGCA GCAACGGGAGCCACCTAGCATTCTCGACTTACTTGGTGACGCTGATATTGAGCTGGAGGCTGATAAGCCGTACGTTAAAGGTGACGATAGCGATGAGTGTGAAGAAGAGGTTGACTATGACTCTGATCTTGAGGAGCATTTCAATTCACTTGAAGACGAGTACGAGGATGACGACCAGTGGGCTGCTGTACAGAAGCAGGCAGCGCTTGAGGAGTCTGAGGAATCTGAGGACTCTGAGTTTGAGGGGTTTCCGGATTCTGATGCCGCTTCTGAGTCTGATAATTAG
- a CDS encoding HHT1, Histones H3 and H4, with the protein MARTKPRPKVTGKAGRGGPDGKTVTGGKPAQKALASKARRQVAGKSTRKAPVAVKKKRKFKAGTVALREIKRYQRGFELLLRKLPFSRVVREFAQVHKADIRFQRSAIEALQEATEAFLVGYFEDCNINAIHAKRVTIQEKDSQLARRYFARELLAFL; encoded by the exons ATGGCAAGGACAAAACCACGGCCTAAGGTCACCGGTAAAGCCGGCCGGGGTGGTCCTGATGGCAAGACAGTTACTGGCGGCAAGCCGGCTCAGAAGGCCCTTGCTAGTAAGGCTAGACGTCAAGTAGCAGGAAAGTCTACGCGAAAGGCACCTGTAGCTgttaagaagaagcgcaagtttaAGGCCGGCA CTGTCGCATTACGGGAAATCAAGAGATACCAGAGAGGTTTTGAACTACTCTTGCGAAAACTCCCCTTTTCCCGCGTAGTGCGCGAATTTGCACAGGTGCACAAGGCCGATATCCGCTTTCAACGATCTGCAATCGAAGCTCTTCAGGAAGCTACAGAAGCTTTCTTAGTTGGTTATTTTGAGG ACTGCAACATCAATGCTATTCACGCAAAGAGGGTTACTATTCAAGAGAAGGATTCTCAATTGGCTAGGCGCTACTTTGCGCGCGAGTTACTAGCTTTTCTCTAG